The Candidatus Binatia bacterium genome includes the window GCGGTCAATACCAACGTTCTCAACGTACGCACCGTCGTCCACAAGGACGGTGTCCCCACCGCCAGCCGCCGCCAGGGCCACGCCCGCACCGATAGTCGCGGCGCCCAGACCCGAAGTGCAGCTCCCGTCGATGCCGTCATTCGGCACGCACACCACCGCGGCCCTCGCCGGGACGGCCGTGCCCAACCAGCCGATCGCGATCGCCAGACCAACACACGCGGCTATCCGCGACCAGGTCGCCGGCTCGCCTGCCCGGACTACGCTCTTTCCCGTACGCATCGTGTACCCCCTCCATTCAGTTTGGGAGCGACGGCCGGTTGAACACCACCCGCGCTCGTCATTTGGCGTCGTGCGCAAGTATCGTTTGTCCAAAGAAATCGCAATATGGGAATTACCCGTGGCACCCCACGGGTTTTCCCTGAGGTCGCTGCTCTACTGGCGATGATGGAGGGCGGTGCCAGAAACGCCACTCCAGCCGTGGGAGATTGCCGCGAGCTTGCCGTCGCCGGCCATGGGAAGCGCTGAGGCTCCGCCCTTCGAGAAAGCGCGGCACCGCACGCGTTCGACGGCTGCTCATGGCCAGTATTGAGCAGGATGCCATCTGTACTCTGTCCGCATGCCATCCGGCGCGGGAGGACTTCGAAAGCCAGGGATGACCGCGGTGTGCGACGCCCGCCGGGGGTACTTGGATACCCGGGCATCCTGCTTCGTCCAGATGAGCCGAATGGCCTCCGACTCGTCGATGAGGCGAGGGGGTTGCCCGAGGCTGTCGACCTGATCGGCTCTCTCGCGGCTTGCCATGGAAAATCACGAGGAGTAGCCGTCACGCTGAACACATGGCGCCGCCCATCGGATGGATCGGTTGGAAGCATTTGATCGAGGGACGAAGCAGGGTTACGGTCGACGGAGCGTCAATCCTCAGGGAGGAGTCCTTATGAATAAGGAAGCCACATGTCCATTCGCCTCGATGACCGGCTCCCGAACCGTCGCCGGCGCGCAATCAAACCGCGACTGGTGGCCGAACCGACTGAACGTCGCGATGCTGCACCAGCACTCCGAGCGCTCGAACCCGCTGGGTCGCGACTTCGATTACCCGCAGGAGTTCAAGAAGCTCGACTACGCCGCGCTCAAGCGGGACATCGCGGACCTGATGACCGACTCTCAGGACTGGTGGCCGGCCGACTGGGGCCACTACGGGGGTCTGTTCGTCCGCATGGCGTGGCACGCCGCGGGCACCTACCGCATTTCGGACGGTCGCGGCGGCGCCGGAAACGGCGACCAGCGCTTCGCGCCGATCAATAGCTGGCCGGACAACGCCAACCTCGACAAGGCCCGCCGCCTGCTGTGGCCGATCAAGAAGAAGTACGGCAACCGGATCTCGTGGGCCGACCTCCTCATTCTCGCCGGCAACGTGGCGCTCGAGTCGATGGGTTTCAGGACCTTCGGCTTCGGCGGCGGCCGCGCCGACACCTGGGAACCGCAGGACCAAGTCTACTGGGGCCAGGAGACGACCTGGCTCGGCGATGAACGGTACAGCAGCGGACGCCAGCTCGAGAACCCGCTCGGTGCGGTCCAGATGGGTCTCATCTATGTGAACCCGGAAGGGCCGAACGGTAACCCGGACCCGGTCGCCTCGGGCCGCGACGTGCGCGAGACCTTCGCGCGCATGGCGATGAACGACGAAGAGACCGTCGCGCTGGTCGCCGGTGGCCACACCTTCGGTAAGGCGCACGGCGCCGGCGATCCGGCGCTGGTCGGTCGCGAGCCCGAAGGCGCGACGATCGAGGAGATGGGCCTTGGCTGGAAGAACGCGTTCGGCTCCGGGAAGAGCGTTCACACGACGACCAGCGGCATCGAGGGCGCGTGGAAGCCCAACCCGACGAAGTGGGACATGGGCTATTTCGACATACTCTTCGGCTACGAGTGGGAGCTGACCAGGAGCCCCGCCGGGGCGCAGCAGTGGGTGGCGAAGGACGTGAGGCCCGAGCACATGATACCGGACGCGCACGATCCGTCGAAGAAGCATTCGCCCATGATGACGACGGCCGACCTGTCGCTGCGTTTCGATCCGATATACGAGAAGATCTCACGGCGCTTCCACCGGAATCCGCAGGAGTTCGCCGACGCCTTCGCGCGCGCGTGGTTCAAGCTGACCCACCGCGACATGGGTCCGAAGTCGCGCTACCTTGGCGCCGAGGTTCCGGCCGAAGACATGATCTGGCAGGACCCGGTCCCGGCGGTAAATCACCCGCTCGTCGGCGCGGCCGACGTCGCGGCGCTCAAGGCGAAGGTGCTTGCTTCCGGCCTGTCGATCCAGGACCTCGTCGTGACGGCGTGGGCCGCGGCGGCCAGCTTCCGCAATTCCGACAAGCGAGGCGGCGCCAACGGCGCGCGCATCCGCCTCGCGCCGCAGAAAGACTGGGCAGTCAACCAGCCCCGCGTCCTCGCCAGGGTGCTCAAGACGCTCGAAGGTATCCGGAAGGACTTCGACGCGACGGCGGCCGGCGGCCAGAAGATCTCGATGGCCGACCTTATCGTGCTCGCCGGCTGCGCCGCGGTCGAGTCGGCGGCGAAGGCGGCCGGCCTCGCGGTGACGGTACCTTTCTCGCCGGGTCGCACCGACGCGTCGCAGCAGCAGACCGATGTCGAGTCCTTTGCGGTGCTCGAGCCGCACGCGGACGGCTTCCGCAACTATGTGCGCGAAGGCATCGACGCACCGGCGGAGGAATTGCTACTCGATAGAGCGCAGTTGCTGGCGCTGACCGCGCCCGAGATGACCGTGCTCGTCGGCGGCATGCGGGCCCTCGGTGCCAACGCAAACGGATCGCGCCATGGCCTCCTCACCGACCGCGTCGGCACGCTCAGCGCAGACTTCTTCGTCAACTTGCTCGATATGGGTACCGAGTGGCGGCAGTGGTCGGAGAAGGGGGTCTACGAAGGCGTCGACCGCAAGACCGGAAAGGTACGGTGGACCGGCACCCGCGCCGATCTCGTTTTCGGCTCGAACTCGGAGCTAAGGGCGCTGGCCGAGGTTTACGCTCAGGACGACAACCCCGGCAAGTTTGTCGCCGACTTCGTGGCGGCATGGACCAAGGTGATGGAGCTCGACCGCTTCGACCTCCGCCGGTAAACGTGCGTCCCGTGTCGGGGGCACGGCATGCCGCCCTCGGGGACGTCGTGCATTCTCCGGCGCTCGCGGTAGACCTGCCGCTGGCGGAGACATACCGGGAGGTGTTTCCCGCGTTCCAAGCGGCCGACCGGGCGAAGGTGCCGCGAATCGACCCCGGTCCCCGGCCGCGACCGTCACTGCCACCGATCGGTGGCGGGTCGGGTGTAAGCGTTTGGAGGCGTCGAGGGCCTCCTTCGAGGCTTCGGCGAGACGTTGCTGTTCCTCGTCATGGAAGAAGATGGCGGTCCGGTACTGATCGCCGGCATCGCAGAACTGGCGGTTGGGGGTAACGGGGTCGACGTTATGCCAGAAGACGTCGAGGAGTTTCTCGTAGGAGATCTTCTCGGGGTCGTAGACGATCTGGACAGCCTCGGCGTGGCCGGTGCCGCCGGCGGAGACTTCTTCGTAGGTCGGGTTAGACCGGGTGCCGCCGGCGTAGCCGGAGGTGGTGGAGACCACGCCGTCGAGTCCGTCGAAGGGTGCTTCCATGCACCAGAAGCAGCCGCCGGCGAACGTGGCGAGGCGAAGGTGCGGCGTGAGAGTCGGCGCGGCATAGGCGGAGTCGCGTATGAGCAGGACAGACAGCGCCACGCCAACGAGGAGACTCGCGGTCGGTAGGTAACGGTGCCGCAGCGGGACAATGGATCGGTACATGCCAGCCAGGATGCGGCACGGTCGCACAATGTTGCAGGCGACCTGCCGTTCGACCATTTGCTCACACCCGCTCGCGAGGGTCACCGAGACACCGACCAGAGAGGCAATCCGCAGTCTGCGCATCGGCCCACTGCGAGCCGGCCGCGAAGTTCAGTTGTGAGTCACTCTGGTGATCGTCCCGGTAACGTCCAACGTGAACGTTCCCGTGGCGCCGTGGAATACCAGGCCCTTTGCCATCGTCACGCCGCTGGCGTGAAAGCGCAGCGCCCCACCGCCGGCGTCCTCCAGAACCAGCGCGCCGCCGTTGGCTGCCCAGTTGTGGATGAAGTTCTGTGTCGGATCCAGGGTGACCTTCGTTTCCATATACGAGAGGCTCAGGAACGGTGGCACCGGCGATGCCACCGCGTATGCTCCCGCCTTGATGCGATCGGGTTGCCCGATGCCCTGCAACGCGATGGCGCGCGCCGGCTCGCCGGGGACTGCCGTACAGACGTTGCCGCTGATCACCCAAATGTAGGTGTTACTCGACGGATCGATCTGGTCGACGGCAGTGACCTTCCCGAGGTCGAGCGTCGCCGTGTTGGCGTTCGTGTCGCGGGCATCGGCGAAGGCCACGCGGAAGAAGCCGTCGGCGCAACTGCTGATCGGGCTCGGTTCGGGGGTTGCCGTCGGCGTCGGGGTCGGTACTGCCGGCTCGGCGCAACCGCTCAACGCGCTGTTGACGGCGCCGATGATCTCGTCGACCGTGACTTCACCGTCGTTGCTGGTATCGACCGACGGACACTGCCCGACGTCCGCCGCCCCGAGGCTGATGTTCACGCTCAGAATCAGATCGTCGACGGTAACTTCCCCGTCGCCGCCGCAGTCTCCCTGGCAGGCCGCCGCTTCCTTAGTCGCACCGCCCACCAGCGCCAGAATCAGCGCCGCCGCAATGAAATGTCGGATCATCCCGTTTCCTCTCCGAAAAATCAGCACCGTCCGGCCGGTTCGACCCGGGATAGGGGCAACGCGACGGACCGCTGTTCATCCGGCTCAGCTAGCGTTACCGGACGTGTTTTGGAAGGACGAAGTTCCCGCGGGGTCGTCCCACCGGCGGGAGCAGTGCCCGCTTGGTGTGGACCTCGACGATAATCGCGATGACGGCGGCCGGCCGACCAGTGCGCCGGCTACTCGCCAGCCTCCTCCGCGGCCTCACCGGCCTTCTTCTTCGCCGCGCCGCCGGCGCTCGATGCCAACCCGGACCGATCCGCCGGGGTTGCTGTCGCGACTGGGTACAGTTCCCCCACAAGTTCGTGTGCAGTTCCACGGGCTGGCACTGCCCCCCTTAATCCCCCCGCAAGCGGGGGGAGGCCTTCAGGCTGCGCTCTGGCGGCGCTCCCTCCCGCTTGCACCTGGTACAAACGGGGCACAGGGGTGAGATGGCCGGGCCGCCGCGCCGAGAGGGAGTCCGCAGCCACAAGGCCAGGAAACCCGACAGGCGCTGAGGCTGCTGGCCGCCCGTCGCCGCGGGAAATCGCCAGCGTCGCACTGACCCCGGTCGACCCTGTTTTCCCTCTGCCGTGCTTCCGGGTTGCTTCAGGGCACTTTCTGTCACGTCCCGACCTGCCGCGCCGAAAACGCAGAAAGCCACGATTTGTCGGGGCTTTCCTTTAAGCTGGCGAGCGGATTCGAACCGCCGACCTGCTGCTTGCGAATCTCGCATGGGCCATGTGGACACCGTGTGATAGAGTGCGCTCCTTCGCGATGAGGGTACTTGTGGGCCGCCCGCGAGGTGGCGAAGACGATGCTGGCGCGCGGCTGTCGGAAATCCTGACGCTCATGTGGGAGCACGTCGACTTCGAGGGGCGTGGTCTGAACCTGCCCGACTCGAAGAGCGGGGCGAAGACCATCCACCTGAACGCCCCGGCTCTCCAGATTCTCGCCGGCCTGCCGCGCGAGTCCGAGTGGGTACTGCCGGGCCGGTACGGGAAGAAGCCGTACGTGAACGTGAAGGACCCGTGGCAACGGTTACGCACGGCCGCCGAGCTGCTCAGCTCCGCGTAAGCCCTCCCCCGTCGTCGGCAGCAGGCAGCGGGAGCGGGCCTGTTCTCCGGAGACCGATTGCGGCCGGCGGGGCCGCCGTGATAGGTTCCGAAATGTACGTTTGGGAGGGTTTCCATGGCGGCACCGAACGATGAGACGATGACCACTGTGGAGGCCCGGGAACACTTCTCGGACCTCATCAACCGCGCCGCCTACGGGAAGGCGCGCGTGGTCCTCACGCGCCGCGGAAAGCCCCTGGTGGCGGTCGTGCCGGTGGAGGACGTGAACCTACTCAACGCGCTCCTTCGGGAACTGGAGGACCGCCTCGACGTGGCGGCCGCACACGAGGCCCTAGAGGAACCCGGTACCGAACCATGGGAGGCCGTGAAGGCCCGCCTTGGCCTCTGAGCGCCGCCCGGTCCTCGGGCCACGGGTTTATCGTATCGAACTGAAGCCGGCCGCCGCCCGTGATTTGGCCGCCCTCGCCACGCGGGACCGTGTCCGCGTGAGCAAGCGGATTGACGCCCTGGCCGCAAACCCTCGGCCGCCCGGGGTGGAGAAGCTGAAGGGGGCGGAGAACCTCTGGCGGGTGCGCGTGGGGGACTATCGTATCGTCTACACGATTCAGGACAATGCTCTCCTGGTCCTCGTGGTTCGCGTGAGACACCGCCGCGATGCGTACCGGCAGTAGACCCGGCCGCGCATGGACGAACCGGCCTGGTGATGACTGACAGGGGTCGAACAGGCCGCGGCTCCCCCGCGGCGCCCGCCGCCGGCCGCTCCGGCCGCTGCGCGACCTGAGCGACGCCGAGCTGATGGCCCGGCTCCGGCGCCTGCTTCTGGAAGAAGGCTCCGGCGTGCGCCGCTGACCCCACCCCGACCCGGCCGATTTCCGTTGCCGTGCCTCCAGGCGCCCGAATGGCCGTTGGCGACGCCTGCGCCAGAGACGCAGAAAGCCCCGATTTCTCAGGGCTTTCTCTTAAGCTGGCGAGCGGATTCGAACCGCTGACCTGCTGATTACGAATCAGCTGCTCTACCGACTGAGCTACGCCAGCATCCCTTGGCCGCGACCGCCGCTCTATAGCGAATGCGGATGGTGGAGGGAAGGGTTCTGCGGCCTGGCGGTGTAGTTTCCACGGACGGAGGGACGCTCTGTGAACCCGCTCGCGCTGCCGTTCCGACCGCTGCGATGTGACCGCGGAGGGTTGACGGACCCATCCTCGTCCTTTAGCGTCAAGGGCCCGGTTGGGTCTGTTGTCGAGAAGGACGCGATGCTCCCTATGCCTGCGGCGTGCCGCAATATCCTGTCGAGCGTTGCCCTCGTCAGTCTGTCGGTGGCGGTCATCCAACCGGCCTTCCTCGCAACTCGCGCTCCACGGCAGAACCGAGCCGGCATCTCGCGCCGTGCTGGCGGCGACACTCGGCGTAACAGCGGCGCCCTGACGGGGACCGTGCGCTGGGCGGCCGGGGCCGCCGTCGCCGTCATTACCGGTGGGACCCCGGGCGCTGCGAGCGCCGGCGGTGCAGGGTTCCGCACGCCCCTCCTTTCCGGACCGCGATTCGCGCCCGAGTTTGCGGGCGCAGACCGCCTCCTTACCCACCCGCCCGAACTGTTTGCGATCGCACTGCCTGCCCGGCCCCAGGCGCAGGCGTTCAGACGCCCTCCTCCTGCCTGATCGTTCGCGGACCGCCAGCGTTTTTCGCTCCGCTCTCGTCTTGCGCATCGGCGATCGGTCGCCCGGGGGTAAACGTGTGCGAAGAAGACGCCGGTGTGCATACGTTCGCGCCCACGCCGGCCCGCTCCGGAGGCGCCCTCGCCCGGTCGAGGGCGCGCCGTCGGGATAAACCGGCGCGGGTCAGGCCGACCTCAACCCGGTAAACAAGGAGCAGGTACATTATGAAGAAGCTCATCGAAGGCGCCCTGCATTTTCAGAAAGCGATCTATCCGCGGTACCGCGACCTCTACCACGAACTTGCCCACGGTCAGTCGCCGCCTTGCCTGTTCATCACGTGCAGCGACTCGCGGATCGTGCCCGACCTGCTGGTTCAGACCGAGCCGGGCGAACTGTTCGTGTGCCGCAACGCGGGTAACATCGTGCCGGCCCACGGCGAGCCCGCGGGCGGCGTTTCGGCAACGATCGAGTTCGCCGTCCTGGCACTCAACGTCAAGCACATCATCGTTTGCGGCCACTCCGACTGCGGCGCGATGAAGGCGGTGCTGCACCCGGAGACGGTGGCGGCAATGCCGGCCGTGGCCCACTGGATCGCGTTTGCGGAACGCGCGCGTGCCGTGGCCCTGGCGACGGCCGGCGGTGCCGGCGAGGCGGAGCTGATCGACCGGGTAATCGAGGAGAATGTCGTCGCGCAACTCGACAACCTGCGCACCCATCCCTGCGTCGCCGGCAGGCTGAGAACCGGCGCCCTCGAATTGCACGGCTGGATCTACGACATCCGGACCGGCGGTTTCAGGGGATGGGATGGCGCCCGGCTGAGGTGGCGTCCGATCGAGGAACTCGCCGCCGCCTCCAACTGACGGACGCCAGACGGCACATACCGAAGAGAGGATCTCGCAATGGCCTCCGCATCGACCCGCACCGCGCCGAGCGTCGGCACGCTCGGCGCCGACCTATCGGCCGGTATCGTCGTCTTCCTGGTGGCGGTACCCCTTTGTCTCGGCATCGCTCTGGCCTCCAACGCCCCGTTGTTCTCGGGCCTGGTCGCCGGAATCATCGGCGGACTACTCATTGGCCCGCTGAGCGGCTCCCACACCAGCGTCAGCGGCCCCGCCGCGGGACTGGCGGCCGTGGTCGCCGCACAGATCGCTACCCTGGGCTCTTTCGAAGCTTTTCTCTGCGCCGTCGTGGTTGCCGGCGTGTTTCAAATCCTGCTCGGGGTCGCCCGCGCCGGCTCCATCGCCGACTTCGTTCCCACCGGCGTCATCCGCGGTCTGCTCGCCGCTATCGGCGTAATCATCATCCTCAAGCAGGTGCCGCACCTGTTCGGGTACGACGCCGACCCCGTCGGCGAGATGTCCTTTCGCCAACCCGATCGGGAAACCACCTTCAGCGAACTGGCGAATCTCTTTCTGGGCTCGCGCCTCCACACCGGCGCGACCCTGATCGGCTTACTCTCGATCGGCATCATGCTGCTCTGGGAGCGCGTTCGTCCGTTGAGGAATTCGCTCGTACCCGGCCCCCTGGCGGCGGTTCTCCTGGCGGTCGGCGTGAGCGCCCTCTTTGCCGGCCTCGGGGGTGGATGGGCGATCGGAGCCGATCGCCTGGTCCAGGTTCCGGTTGCGGATAGCATGGCGGGTTTCGCCGGCTTCTTGAAACTTCCGGACTTCGCCGCGTTTGCCGATCCGGCGGTGTACGTCGCGGCGATCACGCTGGCCCTCGTGGCCTCCCTCGAGACCCTGCTGTGTCTCGAGGCGGTCGATAAGCTCGATCCGCAGAAACGCACCTCGCCTCCGAACCGCGAGCTGATTGCCCAGGGAATCGGCAACGTGACCGCCGGCCTGATCGGCGGGCTGCCGATGACCTCGGTGATCGTGCGCAGTTCCGCGAACGTGAATGCAGGCGCCAGGACGAAGCTGTCGGCGATTTTTCACGGCGCACTCATACTCCTCTGTGTCGCCTTCGTGCCGGCATGGCTCAACCTCATTCCGCTTTCCGCTCTGGCCGCGGTCCTGATCATCACCGGGTACAAGCTGGCAAGCCCGAAGGTGTTCGGACAGATGTGGCAAGCCGGCTTCGATCAGTTCATGCCGTTCATCGTCACCGTGACGGCCATTCTGTTCACCGATCTGCTGATCGGCTCCCTGATCGGCCTGGGGTTCAGCTTCGTCTTCATCCTGCGCAGCAACCTGCGCCGCCCCCTGCGGCGCCGGGTCGAGAAGCACGTCTTTGGCGACGTCTTGCGGATCGAGCTCGCCAACCAGGTCAGCTTCCTTAACCGCGTGGCGCTGCGCAACGCCCTTGCCGAAACGGCCCCCGGCGGGCACGTCCTCATCGACGCACGCGGGACCGACTACATCGACGCCGACGTCGTATCGGTCATACGCGAGTTCGAGCAGGAAACCGCACCCGCGCGCGGCATCGAAGTGAGTCTCCTCGGCTTCAAGCCGCACTACGAGCAGGTCGAGGACCGGGTGCAGTACGTCGACTTCGTCACTCGCGACCTGCGGGAGAGCCTCACGCCGGACCACGTCGTGCAGTTCCTGCGCGACGGTAACGAACGCTTCCGCCGGGGCGAGATGCTCTCCCGCAACCTGGAGCATCTGCGTCAGGGCACCGCGAACGGAAGGCACCCCCTTGCCGTCGTCCTGAGCGGTTCGAGTTCGCGCACACCGGTCGAGATGATTTTCGACGTCGGCCCCGGGGACATCTTCTGCGTCCGCACCACGGGCAACGTGGCGGCTCCGACCACTCTCGGCAGCCTGGAATACGCCTGCCGGATCGCCGGCGCCAAGGCGATCGTGGTC containing:
- the katG gene encoding catalase/peroxidase HPI, producing MNKEATCPFASMTGSRTVAGAQSNRDWWPNRLNVAMLHQHSERSNPLGRDFDYPQEFKKLDYAALKRDIADLMTDSQDWWPADWGHYGGLFVRMAWHAAGTYRISDGRGGAGNGDQRFAPINSWPDNANLDKARRLLWPIKKKYGNRISWADLLILAGNVALESMGFRTFGFGGGRADTWEPQDQVYWGQETTWLGDERYSSGRQLENPLGAVQMGLIYVNPEGPNGNPDPVASGRDVRETFARMAMNDEETVALVAGGHTFGKAHGAGDPALVGREPEGATIEEMGLGWKNAFGSGKSVHTTTSGIEGAWKPNPTKWDMGYFDILFGYEWELTRSPAGAQQWVAKDVRPEHMIPDAHDPSKKHSPMMTTADLSLRFDPIYEKISRRFHRNPQEFADAFARAWFKLTHRDMGPKSRYLGAEVPAEDMIWQDPVPAVNHPLVGAADVAALKAKVLASGLSIQDLVVTAWAAAASFRNSDKRGGANGARIRLAPQKDWAVNQPRVLARVLKTLEGIRKDFDATAAGGQKISMADLIVLAGCAAVESAAKAAGLAVTVPFSPGRTDASQQQTDVESFAVLEPHADGFRNYVREGIDAPAEELLLDRAQLLALTAPEMTVLVGGMRALGANANGSRHGLLTDRVGTLSADFFVNLLDMGTEWRQWSEKGVYEGVDRKTGKVRWTGTRADLVFGSNSELRALAEVYAQDDNPGKFVADFVAAWTKVMELDRFDLRR
- a CDS encoding sulfate transporter, which gives rise to MASASTRTAPSVGTLGADLSAGIVVFLVAVPLCLGIALASNAPLFSGLVAGIIGGLLIGPLSGSHTSVSGPAAGLAAVVAAQIATLGSFEAFLCAVVVAGVFQILLGVARAGSIADFVPTGVIRGLLAAIGVIIILKQVPHLFGYDADPVGEMSFRQPDRETTFSELANLFLGSRLHTGATLIGLLSIGIMLLWERVRPLRNSLVPGPLAAVLLAVGVSALFAGLGGGWAIGADRLVQVPVADSMAGFAGFLKLPDFAAFADPAVYVAAITLALVASLETLLCLEAVDKLDPQKRTSPPNRELIAQGIGNVTAGLIGGLPMTSVIVRSSANVNAGARTKLSAIFHGALILLCVAFVPAWLNLIPLSALAAVLIITGYKLASPKVFGQMWQAGFDQFMPFIVTVTAILFTDLLIGSLIGLGFSFVFILRSNLRRPLRRRVEKHVFGDVLRIELANQVSFLNRVALRNALAETAPGGHVLIDARGTDYIDADVVSVIREFEQETAPARGIEVSLLGFKPHYEQVEDRVQYVDFVTRDLRESLTPDHVVQFLRDGNERFRRGEMLSRNLEHLRQGTANGRHPLAVVLSGSSSRTPVEMIFDVGPGDIFCVRTTGNVAAPTTLGSLEYACRIAGAKAIVVLGHSDNKAVRMAVEDFVRGSGTASADDCVHLDPILLDIQQSVDPAWSADWTKVSAAIQQARIDEVSRRHARRTIRRLLELSPCLGRLHREGRIKAVGGIYDLSSGAVEFIDPGENHDSRAVASLERRSSEAAAGGFPGN
- a CDS encoding type II toxin-antitoxin system Phd/YefM family antitoxin; this encodes MAAPNDETMTTVEAREHFSDLINRAAYGKARVVLTRRGKPLVAVVPVEDVNLLNALLRELEDRLDVAAAHEALEEPGTEPWEAVKARLGL
- a CDS encoding type II toxin-antitoxin system RelE/ParE family toxin — protein: MELKPAAARDLAALATRDRVRVSKRIDALAANPRPPGVEKLKGAENLWRVRVGDYRIVYTIQDNALLVLVVRVRHRRDAYRQ
- a CDS encoding carbonic anhydrase; the protein is MKKLIEGALHFQKAIYPRYRDLYHELAHGQSPPCLFITCSDSRIVPDLLVQTEPGELFVCRNAGNIVPAHGEPAGGVSATIEFAVLALNVKHIIVCGHSDCGAMKAVLHPETVAAMPAVAHWIAFAERARAVALATAGGAGEAELIDRVIEENVVAQLDNLRTHPCVAGRLRTGALELHGWIYDIRTGGFRGWDGARLRWRPIEELAAASN